The Microcoleus sp. FACHB-68 genome includes a region encoding these proteins:
- a CDS encoding MnmC family methyltransferase: protein MQDTENFTPQLTADGSFTFFSAEFGQTFHSHFGARQEAELKFTQPLQLAHKAQEPVLRLLDICYGLGYNTAAALATIWAVNPNCRIEWIGLELDPVAPKAAISHDLLNQWPAPIPQLLTQLVASCQIETDRLQAQLLIGDARQTIQQVCRSGFQADAVFLDPFSPPSCPQLWTVEFLSLAANCLHPLGLIATYSCSAAVRAALISAGLQIASTSPVGRRSPGTVAGKNDLPLAIETSADLLGLSQQEREHLQTRAAIPYRDPHLHDCAATIIGRRQIEQQASSLEPTSHWKKRWSIS from the coding sequence ATGCAAGACACTGAAAACTTTACCCCACAACTCACCGCTGACGGTTCCTTCACCTTTTTCTCAGCAGAATTTGGCCAAACTTTTCACTCTCATTTTGGAGCACGGCAAGAAGCTGAACTTAAATTCACGCAACCGCTACAGCTTGCCCATAAAGCCCAAGAACCCGTGTTGCGGCTGCTGGATATTTGTTACGGACTCGGCTATAACACCGCCGCTGCTTTAGCCACGATTTGGGCCGTTAATCCTAACTGTCGCATCGAATGGATCGGACTGGAATTAGACCCCGTTGCGCCCAAAGCTGCGATCTCACATGATCTGCTCAACCAGTGGCCGGCACCGATTCCTCAACTTTTAACCCAACTTGTTGCATCTTGCCAAATTGAAACAGACCGTCTGCAAGCACAATTGCTGATCGGTGATGCCCGACAAACGATTCAGCAGGTCTGCCGGTCGGGTTTCCAAGCAGATGCGGTTTTCCTTGATCCCTTCTCCCCACCCAGTTGCCCTCAGTTATGGACTGTGGAATTTTTAAGTTTAGCGGCAAACTGCCTCCACCCCCTTGGCTTAATCGCAACTTATTCGTGTTCAGCCGCCGTTCGCGCCGCTTTAATCAGCGCCGGGTTGCAAATCGCCTCAACTTCGCCCGTAGGCCGGCGCTCACCCGGTACAGTGGCAGGGAAAAATGATTTACCCCTGGCAATCGAGACTTCCGCAGATTTACTGGGTTTGTCTCAACAAGAGCGGGAACACTTGCAAACTCGTGCGGCGATCCCCTACCGTGATCCCCATCTGCATGACTGCGCGGCAACCATTATTGGGCGGCGTCAAATTGAACAGCAGGCATCTTCTTTAGAACCCACATCCCATTGGAAAAAACGCTGGTCTATTTCCTGA
- a CDS encoding HD domain-containing phosphohydrolase, with protein sequence MSFLDLEPPKVLVVDDHPASRMTAVALLSVEGYDVFEAESGPAAIKCVSQTNLDLILLDVMMPGMDGFEVCRYLKQDEQTRLIPVIFITALNDRRSRIKGIEAGGDDFLTKPFDHLELTARVKSLVRQKRLNEDLDHAEQVLFSIARAVESRDPNTGDHCERLIDLGKEFGEFLNLSRPELRDLMWGGYLHDIGKVGIPDAVLLKKGPFTDEERAIMNQHVLIGEKICKPLRTMRGVLPIIKYHHERWDGSGYPEGLVAEEIPFLSQVFQLIDIYDALTSERPYKRAFSPAEALEIIAQETNKGWRNPELVKQFREFILTLPGNSHLKIEAMEVLQPSVSSVL encoded by the coding sequence GTGAGCTTCCTAGATTTAGAACCGCCAAAAGTTCTCGTTGTTGACGATCATCCAGCTAGCCGCATGACAGCGGTGGCCCTACTTTCTGTGGAAGGCTATGATGTCTTTGAAGCAGAAAGTGGCCCAGCTGCGATTAAGTGCGTTAGCCAGACTAATCTCGATCTGATTCTGCTGGATGTGATGATGCCAGGGATGGACGGGTTTGAGGTGTGCCGGTATCTCAAGCAGGATGAGCAGACGCGTCTCATCCCAGTTATTTTTATCACCGCCCTCAACGACCGGCGATCCCGCATTAAAGGAATTGAAGCCGGTGGCGATGACTTCCTGACCAAACCCTTCGATCACTTAGAACTTACCGCCCGCGTCAAATCATTGGTACGCCAAAAGCGTCTTAATGAAGATTTAGACCATGCAGAACAAGTGCTTTTCTCCATCGCCCGCGCCGTGGAAAGCCGAGATCCGAACACCGGCGATCACTGCGAACGGCTGATTGATTTGGGCAAAGAGTTTGGGGAATTTCTCAACCTGTCCCGTCCTGAACTGCGGGATTTGATGTGGGGCGGGTATCTCCACGATATTGGAAAAGTGGGAATTCCTGACGCCGTGCTGCTGAAAAAGGGTCCATTTACCGATGAAGAGCGGGCGATCATGAATCAGCACGTCCTAATCGGAGAGAAAATCTGCAAGCCCTTGCGGACGATGCGCGGTGTTCTGCCCATCATTAAATACCATCATGAACGGTGGGACGGTTCCGGTTATCCAGAGGGTTTGGTGGCAGAGGAGATTCCCTTCCTATCACAGGTATTTCAACTCATTGACATTTACGACGCGCTCACAAGCGAACGCCCTTACAAACGAGCCTTCTCGCCGGCAGAAGCCCTAGAAATTATCGCCCAGGAAACGAACAAAGGGTGGCGTAATCCTGAGTTGGTTAAGCAGTTTCGGGAATTTATTCTGACACTGCCGGGAAACAGTCATCTCAAAATAGAAGCGATGGAAGTGCTTCAACCCAGCGTTTCGTCGGTGTTGTAG
- the glmU gene encoding bifunctional UDP-N-acetylglucosamine diphosphorylase/glucosamine-1-phosphate N-acetyltransferase GlmU, protein MVAVAILAAGRGTRMKSDLPKVLHSLGGRSLVERVLNSCFSIQPSRRIVIVGYRGDLVRESLQSYTGGVEFVEQTQQLGTGHAVQQILPHLEGFEGNLLVLNGDVPLLRPQTIKMLLQTHTENRNAATILTAHLPNPKGYGRVFCDGQNLLKQIVEDRDCTPAQKQNRRINAGVYCFHWPSLAEVLPRLKAENDQQEYYLTDAVNYLEPVMAVDVEDYQEILGINDRKQLATAYQILQMRVKDDWMAAGVTLIDPDSITIDDTVQLQSDVVIEPQTHLRGQTIIQAGSRIGPGSLIENSQLGEKVTVFYSVVTDSVVAAGTRIGPYSHLRGHVNVGTGCRIGNFVEMKNTTLGDKTNVAHLSYLGDATLGDRVNIGAGTITANYDGVNKHPTNIGSNTKVGSNSVLVAPVTLGEDVTVAAGSVVTEDVPKDCLVIARSRQSVKQGWRMKPQKDETADESK, encoded by the coding sequence ATGGTAGCAGTAGCAATTTTAGCGGCTGGACGCGGAACGCGGATGAAATCTGACCTGCCTAAGGTCTTACACTCTTTGGGCGGGCGATCACTTGTCGAACGAGTTCTCAATAGCTGTTTCTCAATACAGCCATCCAGGCGCATCGTGATCGTTGGATATCGGGGAGATTTAGTAAGAGAATCCCTGCAATCATATACAGGTGGTGTGGAATTTGTTGAACAAACACAGCAGTTGGGAACCGGCCATGCTGTCCAGCAAATTCTGCCGCATTTAGAGGGATTTGAAGGCAATTTACTGGTTTTGAATGGGGATGTGCCTTTGCTGAGGCCCCAAACTATTAAAATGCTGCTACAGACGCACACAGAAAACCGCAACGCAGCAACGATTCTCACGGCTCATCTGCCGAATCCGAAGGGGTACGGGCGGGTGTTTTGTGATGGTCAAAATCTGCTTAAACAAATTGTGGAGGATCGCGACTGCACCCCAGCACAAAAGCAAAATCGCCGCATCAATGCCGGCGTTTACTGCTTCCACTGGCCCTCGTTGGCAGAAGTGCTGCCGCGTCTGAAGGCGGAAAACGACCAACAGGAATATTATCTGACAGATGCGGTCAATTATCTGGAGCCGGTGATGGCGGTGGATGTTGAAGATTATCAGGAAATTCTCGGAATTAATGACCGCAAACAGTTAGCCACGGCTTATCAGATATTGCAGATGCGGGTGAAGGATGATTGGATGGCTGCCGGTGTGACGCTGATCGACCCGGACAGCATCACGATTGACGATACGGTGCAGTTACAATCGGATGTGGTGATTGAACCGCAAACCCATCTGCGTGGCCAAACGATTATTCAAGCCGGCAGCCGCATCGGGCCTGGAAGTTTAATTGAAAACAGCCAGTTAGGTGAAAAGGTTACAGTATTTTATTCGGTTGTGACAGATAGCGTCGTAGCCGCCGGCACCCGTATTGGCCCATACTCACATCTGCGCGGTCATGTCAACGTGGGAACCGGCTGCCGGATCGGGAATTTTGTCGAGATGAAAAATACGACCCTCGGCGATAAAACCAATGTGGCTCATTTATCCTATCTAGGCGATGCCACTCTGGGAGATCGGGTGAATATCGGTGCCGGCACAATTACCGCCAACTACGACGGCGTGAACAAGCACCCAACCAACATTGGCTCGAATACCAAAGTCGGTTCTAACAGCGTTCTCGTCGCGCCGGTGACGCTTGGGGAAGATGTTACCGTGGCTGCCGGTTCTGTGGTGACGGAAGACGTTCCCAAAGATTGTTTGGTCATCGCACGTTCTCGCCAATCTGTCAAGCAAGGGTGGCGGATGAAACCCCAGAAAGATGAAACCGCAGATGAAAGCAAATAG
- a CDS encoding isoaspartyl peptidase/L-asparaginase has protein sequence MTIHKVQPKLIIHGGAGSSLKGKGGADAVRKSLYKVVEDVYGLLVAGASAKDAVIRGCHLLEDDPRFNAGTGSVLQSDGQIRMSASLMDGAAQRFSGVINVSRVQHPIELAEFLQGSADRVLSDFGAAELLRELQVPLYNPLTEIRLQEWMQERQENFVREAAGVVAENELVEDSNAGYGTIGVVALDSEGCLAAGTSTGGKGFERIGRVSDSAMPAGNYATAKAAISCTGIGEDIIDECLAPRIVVRVTDGLSLVEAFKRSFTEAGASKRDFGAIGLDANGAIGWGKTSEVLLAAYHTGNQMGDTLDLSDGIESGGL, from the coding sequence ATGACTATTCACAAAGTACAACCTAAGCTAATTATCCACGGTGGTGCCGGCAGTTCCCTGAAAGGAAAAGGTGGGGCTGATGCAGTGCGTAAGTCACTCTACAAAGTGGTAGAGGATGTTTATGGGCTGCTGGTGGCGGGAGCAAGTGCTAAGGACGCAGTGATTCGGGGCTGCCACTTGTTAGAGGACGATCCGCGCTTTAATGCCGGCACGGGTTCTGTACTGCAATCAGACGGTCAGATCCGCATGAGCGCTTCCCTCATGGATGGCGCGGCGCAGCGATTTAGCGGTGTGATCAATGTGTCGCGCGTGCAGCATCCCATTGAGCTTGCCGAATTTTTACAGGGTTCGGCGGATCGGGTGCTGTCAGATTTTGGGGCAGCAGAACTTTTGCGGGAGTTGCAAGTTCCTCTGTACAATCCTCTAACTGAAATTCGGTTGCAGGAGTGGATGCAGGAACGTCAGGAAAACTTTGTTCGCGAAGCGGCTGGGGTGGTAGCTGAAAACGAGTTGGTCGAGGACAGCAACGCCGGCTATGGGACAATTGGTGTAGTGGCGCTGGATAGCGAAGGGTGTTTGGCAGCCGGCACTTCGACCGGCGGTAAAGGTTTTGAGCGGATCGGGCGCGTGAGTGATTCCGCAATGCCGGCGGGCAATTACGCCACAGCAAAAGCGGCGATCAGCTGCACCGGCATTGGGGAAGATATTATTGATGAGTGTTTAGCCCCGCGAATTGTGGTGCGAGTCACCGATGGTTTATCCCTGGTAGAAGCATTTAAGCGTTCGTTCACAGAAGCCGGTGCCAGCAAACGCGATTTTGGCGCAATTGGACTCGATGCAAATGGGGCGATCGGTTGGGGTAAAACCAGCGAAGTTCTGTTAGCTGCTTATCACACCGGCAATCAAATGGGCGACACCCTCGATTTGAGTGATGGCATTGAAAGTGGCGGGTTATAA
- a CDS encoding DUF2256 domain-containing protein: MGRARSKSDLPTKICPVCQRPFTWRKKWADCWDDVKYCSERCRRRRSGAGLETQE, encoded by the coding sequence ATGGGACGGGCACGCTCCAAATCTGACTTGCCGACGAAAATTTGCCCCGTATGTCAACGCCCCTTCACATGGCGTAAAAAATGGGCCGATTGCTGGGATGATGTGAAATATTGCTCTGAACGCTGTCGTAGGCGTCGCTCTGGGGCTGGACTGGAGACTCAAGAATAG
- a CDS encoding RNA methyltransferase, whose protein sequence is MQLDSSILLSRIRIVLVEPAGPLNVGAIARVMKNMGLQQLVLVNPQCDPLGEDARKMAVHAADILESSRLVTSLPAALQGCQRAIATTSRDRSIAPPVMEHPRSGLPWLLETPAALIFGPEYRGLSNEELKYAQRFVRIPSTDIYPSLNLAQAVAICCYELSESARWEEKRQQGFEETQTQNSNITQPSFSLNPTSAPLEALEGYYEQLEALLLKIEYLYPHTAASRMEKFRCLFNRAQPSGSEVSMLRGILRQVEWALSNQRMVDDTLKASHSAQAQTLPDCSADKLSDSPKNPLNFGKAGPKDRSEA, encoded by the coding sequence ATGCAACTTGACAGCAGTATCTTATTATCCAGAATTCGGATTGTATTAGTAGAGCCAGCCGGCCCGCTTAACGTCGGGGCAATCGCGCGAGTGATGAAAAATATGGGGCTGCAACAGCTGGTGCTCGTCAATCCCCAATGCGATCCCCTCGGAGAAGACGCCCGCAAAATGGCCGTTCACGCCGCAGACATCTTAGAATCATCCAGGCTTGTTACCAGCCTGCCGGCAGCGCTGCAAGGATGCCAGCGAGCGATTGCTACAACCTCTCGCGATCGATCCATTGCCCCCCCAGTTATGGAACACCCCCGCAGCGGCTTGCCTTGGTTGCTAGAGACACCGGCAGCCTTAATATTTGGCCCAGAATACCGGGGTTTAAGTAACGAAGAATTAAAATATGCCCAGCGATTTGTGCGAATTCCTTCAACAGATATCTATCCCTCCTTAAACCTGGCTCAGGCAGTAGCGATTTGCTGCTACGAACTCTCCGAGAGTGCGCGATGGGAAGAAAAAAGACAACAGGGTTTCGAGGAAACACAAACGCAAAACAGCAACATCACCCAACCATCCTTCTCCCTCAATCCGACCTCCGCCCCCCTAGAGGCGCTGGAAGGGTACTATGAGCAACTAGAAGCCCTATTGCTCAAAATCGAATACCTTTACCCTCACACGGCTGCCAGCCGCATGGAAAAATTCCGGTGCCTGTTTAACCGCGCCCAGCCTTCAGGATCAGAAGTGTCGATGTTACGGGGTATCCTTAGACAGGTTGAGTGGGCCTTATCCAACCAGAGGATGGTTGATGATACGCTAAAGGCGTCGCATAGCGCTCAGGCACAAACGCTGCCCGACTGTTCTGCAGACAAGCTTAGCGATTCTCCTAAGAACCCGCTAAACTTTGGCAAAGCCGGCCCGAAGGACAGGAGCGAAGCCTAA
- a CDS encoding serine hydrolase, whose translation MAQRTPIRSILSAVPSKPASDETSTESRSHNQSAGQLRNVSEEKPRRERRRDNRKQRRQPPQEQPPQARSGRQRQPVDKDGNGETELFSPDRVNPRNEPQPVSPLPTKRRGAGSATVNSRQSQTGNPVQPASRTSLNSARRTMGDIKPYRPSSTTPRSQKRTVPVQPVDPRPSRQTQIPASQQSSASRQSAKQPPQNSTSKTHKPATQPPRQRKKGTPKNQPRQQSTSPLVYGTRMLILGVGIGVIAGTLLSVFDPASRYPASETVNHASVVAQSGQSQQSLQSGENNSAQASQLPDLQLGEELVPVKNQMQALVAQNAELSAGAFFVNLDTGAYIDLDGSGTFAAASTIKVPILIAFFQDVDEGKIRLDERLTMSAEQIAEGSGDMQLQPPGTKYSALETATKMITISDNTATNMLIDRLGGAVALNQRFLSWGLSTTAIRNVLPDLEGTNTTSPKDMANLLALVHQGKLVSLRSRDRLLAIMQGTLNNSLLPQGLEPGATIAHKTGDIGSLVGDVGIIDLPTGKRYIAAVMVKRPHNDDRGSELIQQFSRMAYQSFSK comes from the coding sequence GTGGCTCAGAGAACTCCCATTCGGTCAATTTTGTCGGCAGTGCCATCAAAACCGGCGTCAGATGAGACGTCAACAGAGTCAAGATCGCACAATCAATCAGCAGGACAATTGCGAAACGTGTCGGAAGAAAAACCACGTCGGGAGCGCCGGCGCGATAACCGCAAGCAACGCCGGCAACCGCCCCAAGAACAGCCACCCCAGGCAAGATCAGGGAGGCAACGGCAGCCCGTAGATAAAGACGGCAATGGGGAAACTGAGCTGTTTAGCCCGGATCGCGTCAATCCCCGCAACGAACCCCAGCCGGTTTCCCCACTGCCAACCAAACGCCGTGGGGCTGGATCGGCTACTGTCAATTCCCGACAGTCTCAGACAGGAAATCCCGTCCAGCCGGCTTCGCGAACCTCTTTAAATTCTGCGCGACGCACGATGGGCGATATCAAGCCATATCGGCCAAGCTCAACAACCCCGCGATCCCAGAAACGAACCGTGCCGGTGCAGCCTGTTGATCCGCGCCCGTCCCGTCAAACCCAGATCCCAGCCAGCCAGCAGTCCTCAGCCAGCCGGCAATCCGCAAAACAGCCCCCGCAAAACTCAACCAGTAAAACTCACAAACCAGCCACCCAACCACCCCGCCAGAGAAAGAAGGGCACGCCAAAGAACCAGCCGCGCCAGCAATCGACCTCTCCCCTGGTATACGGCACTCGGATGCTGATTTTAGGGGTAGGAATTGGCGTAATCGCAGGAACGCTACTATCTGTATTTGATCCAGCCAGCCGCTATCCCGCTTCAGAAACCGTTAACCACGCATCTGTAGTGGCCCAAAGCGGTCAGTCTCAGCAAAGCCTACAGAGTGGAGAGAACAATTCTGCCCAGGCAAGCCAACTGCCTGACTTACAGCTGGGTGAGGAACTCGTGCCGGTGAAAAACCAGATGCAGGCTTTGGTTGCTCAAAATGCCGAGTTGAGTGCCGGAGCATTTTTCGTTAATCTCGATACAGGCGCTTATATCGATTTGGACGGATCGGGAACGTTTGCGGCTGCTAGCACGATTAAGGTGCCCATTCTCATCGCTTTTTTCCAAGATGTGGATGAGGGCAAAATTCGTCTAGATGAGCGTCTGACGATGAGCGCTGAGCAGATCGCTGAAGGTTCTGGAGATATGCAGTTGCAGCCGCCAGGCACGAAGTACAGCGCCCTGGAAACAGCCACGAAGATGATTACGATCAGCGACAACACCGCCACCAATATGCTGATTGATCGCTTAGGTGGTGCCGTTGCCCTCAATCAGCGGTTTCTATCTTGGGGGTTAAGCACTACTGCAATCCGCAACGTCCTGCCCGATTTAGAAGGAACCAATACAACCAGTCCTAAAGATATGGCCAATTTACTGGCTTTGGTGCATCAAGGCAAGCTGGTGTCATTACGCAGCCGTGATCGCTTGCTGGCGATTATGCAAGGGACTTTAAATAATTCCTTGCTGCCCCAAGGACTAGAACCCGGAGCAACCATCGCTCACAAAACCGGCGATATTGGTTCCCTGGTGGGCGATGTTGGCATCATCGATCTGCCCACCGGCAAGCGATATATTGCGGCTGTGATGGTTAAACGCCCTCACAATGATGATCGGGGATCAGAATTGATCCAGCAGTTCTCTCGCATGGCTTACCAATCTTTCAGTAAGTAG
- the obgE gene encoding GTPase ObgE, translating to MQFIDRAEIQVDGGNGGDGMVAFRREKYVPAGGPAGGNGGKGGSVIMVAVENVQTLLDFRYAHQFKAEDGKRGGPSNCTGANGRDNILEVPIGTVVYDASTGEMLADLVEAGQTFCAAAGGKGGLGNKHFLSNRNRAPEYALPGLPGESRLLRLELKLLAEVGIIGLPNAGKSTLISSLSAARPKVADYPFTTLIPNLGVVRKPSGDGTVFADIPGLIAGAHAGAGLGHEFLRHIERTKVLLHLIDAADDDPIAAYQTIQEELHAYGRGLANRPQIIALNKIDAVNAETHDLEALKRTLSEMSQVQVFAISAVSREGLEPMLQKIWQLLDEMALVEPLPVSF from the coding sequence ATGCAATTTATTGATCGAGCAGAAATTCAAGTAGACGGCGGCAACGGGGGCGACGGAATGGTTGCCTTCCGGCGGGAAAAATATGTACCGGCGGGTGGCCCTGCCGGCGGCAATGGCGGCAAGGGCGGATCTGTGATTATGGTGGCGGTTGAGAATGTCCAAACGCTGCTGGACTTTCGTTACGCCCACCAATTCAAGGCGGAAGACGGCAAACGCGGCGGGCCAAGTAACTGCACGGGGGCCAACGGTCGTGACAATATCCTAGAAGTTCCCATCGGTACGGTTGTTTATGATGCTTCCACCGGCGAAATGCTTGCGGATCTTGTGGAAGCCGGCCAGACATTTTGTGCCGCAGCCGGCGGTAAAGGTGGTTTAGGAAACAAACACTTTCTCAGCAACCGCAACCGGGCACCTGAGTATGCTTTGCCTGGGTTACCAGGGGAAAGCCGGCTGCTGCGGTTGGAATTAAAACTGTTAGCTGAGGTGGGGATCATCGGATTGCCCAATGCCGGCAAATCAACTTTAATTTCCTCTCTCTCAGCGGCGCGTCCAAAAGTGGCGGATTACCCATTTACAACGCTGATCCCAAATTTAGGGGTCGTCCGCAAACCCAGCGGTGATGGAACCGTGTTTGCCGACATCCCCGGATTAATTGCCGGCGCTCATGCCGGTGCCGGTCTTGGCCATGAATTTTTGCGACATATCGAGCGCACAAAAGTGCTGCTGCACCTGATTGATGCTGCCGATGATGACCCGATTGCCGCTTATCAAACGATTCAGGAAGAGTTGCACGCTTACGGACGCGGACTCGCAAACCGCCCGCAAATTATCGCCCTCAACAAAATTGATGCGGTTAACGCAGAAACTCATGATTTAGAAGCTCTTAAACGCACACTTTCTGAAATGAGTCAAGTCCAAGTTTTTGCGATCTCCGCAGTCTCGCGAGAGGGACTAGAGCCAATGCTACAGAAAATCTGGCAATTGCTTGATGAAATGGCCCTGGTAGAGCCTTTACCCGTATCCTTTTAG
- a CDS encoding Mo-dependent nitrogenase C-terminal domain-containing protein has product MTGVVNSPLTGEQISAWLRGLLTIAWADGHFDPEEQAMIGELTQIELAPRIDLGPLEPISPEELAAIFGNDPVITENFMRTAVMVALADGVYSASEDEQLQEFCQALGLNVELLEALRHTLYDQHEDSHAETVNAPKQGQGLASPALTKRQRDMLRPVRYWLDDLEIHDPRVARFLCKMIPSQCPFERDVKLFGQKVVHIPPLCKLNPLYDQLVGLRFRALSYLADDCGEDVSSYC; this is encoded by the coding sequence ATGACTGGTGTTGTAAATTCCCCCCTAACGGGCGAGCAAATTTCTGCATGGCTGCGCGGACTGCTGACCATTGCTTGGGCAGACGGCCACTTCGATCCAGAAGAACAAGCCATGATTGGAGAGTTAACTCAAATAGAATTAGCCCCCCGTATTGACTTAGGGCCATTGGAGCCAATTTCTCCAGAAGAGCTAGCTGCGATATTTGGGAACGACCCTGTCATCACAGAAAATTTTATGAGAACTGCGGTGATGGTGGCTTTGGCAGATGGGGTGTATTCTGCCAGCGAAGACGAACAATTGCAGGAGTTTTGTCAAGCTTTAGGACTGAATGTGGAGCTGCTTGAGGCGCTGCGCCACACGCTTTACGATCAACACGAGGACAGTCATGCTGAAACTGTTAACGCGCCCAAACAGGGACAAGGACTTGCTTCACCGGCACTGACAAAACGCCAGCGAGATATGCTGCGTCCCGTGCGCTACTGGCTGGATGATTTAGAAATTCACGACCCCAGAGTGGCTCGCTTCTTGTGTAAAATGATTCCCTCCCAGTGCCCCTTTGAGCGAGATGTCAAGCTGTTTGGCCAGAAGGTGGTGCATATTCCCCCACTGTGCAAGCTCAATCCCCTTTACGATCAATTAGTCGGTCTACGCTTCCGCGCCTTATCTTACCTAGCTGATGATTGCGGTGAGGATGTCTCCTCTTACTGCTAG
- a CDS encoding EamA family transporter — translation MTPQEFGLFLISIVTSAAGQFFLKSGALKIGKSHPGSFFGDILGMMVIPELAVGLSFYGVGVIAYILLLSRVKLSVAGPALALGYVFSVLLGYFVFHETLPLRRIVGLSLIVAGVILVLSKE, via the coding sequence GTGACCCCGCAAGAGTTTGGTTTATTCCTAATATCAATCGTAACGAGTGCGGCGGGGCAGTTTTTCCTGAAATCCGGCGCTTTAAAGATCGGGAAATCCCACCCCGGCAGTTTTTTTGGCGATATTTTAGGCATGATGGTCATCCCCGAACTTGCAGTCGGCTTAAGTTTCTATGGCGTCGGGGTGATTGCCTATATTTTGCTGCTCTCTCGCGTTAAACTCAGCGTGGCAGGGCCGGCTCTGGCTTTGGGCTATGTCTTTTCCGTGCTGTTGGGTTACTTCGTCTTTCACGAAACCCTTCCCTTACGGCGCATAGTGGGTTTAAGTTTAATCGTTGCCGGTGTTATTTTAGTGCTGTCAAAAGAATAA
- a CDS encoding phytanoyl-CoA dioxygenase family protein — MSSMTAWLKQIFTSQQPASQEQPTSQEQPKENQAWPQPEAVSPWLDRSNALSEIQAKLERGEIDSDTAEKLSYWHKNGYLVLPKLIDDSRLDLVMEEFERFWTEETVIGGHHRPLQRDANGHFEPPINVHMQSDVIKDVFLDRQILKWLGLILGRDVYGCQTINFFKGTQRALHHDHIHMTTRPYGFLAAAWVAFEDIDARSGPLLYVPGSHRLRYVEAASLTGGKDSADEVQDLLTDRMRENGLPTERFIARKGDVFLWHANLIHGGALVEEPTLSRKSMACHYIGFDVDYYHDLSGTVRDPADVVYYKGAPYLPEYYDENGHFVPSRKALLERQ; from the coding sequence ATGAGCAGCATGACGGCATGGCTGAAGCAAATCTTTACTTCACAACAGCCAGCTTCACAAGAGCAACCCACCTCACAAGAGCAACCCAAAGAAAACCAAGCATGGCCTCAACCAGAAGCAGTCAGTCCTTGGCTTGACCGATCTAATGCCCTCAGTGAAATTCAAGCCAAGCTGGAGCGCGGTGAAATTGACAGCGACACTGCAGAAAAGTTGAGCTACTGGCACAAAAATGGCTACCTCGTCCTGCCTAAGCTGATCGACGATAGCCGGCTCGATCTCGTCATGGAAGAGTTTGAGCGGTTCTGGACTGAGGAAACCGTCATTGGTGGCCATCACCGGCCCCTGCAGCGTGACGCTAATGGCCATTTCGAGCCACCAATCAACGTCCATATGCAGTCAGATGTCATCAAGGATGTCTTTCTGGATCGGCAAATCTTGAAATGGCTCGGTCTAATTTTAGGTCGCGATGTGTATGGCTGCCAAACCATTAACTTCTTTAAAGGCACCCAGAGAGCACTGCATCACGATCACATCCACATGACCACGCGACCCTATGGATTTCTCGCCGCCGCCTGGGTTGCCTTTGAAGACATCGACGCCCGATCCGGCCCATTGCTCTACGTTCCAGGTAGTCACCGGCTGCGCTATGTCGAAGCGGCCAGTTTAACCGGCGGCAAAGATTCTGCTGATGAAGTCCAGGATCTGCTCACCGACCGAATGCGCGAAAATGGCCTACCCACAGAACGGTTCATTGCACGCAAGGGAGATGTTTTCCTGTGGCACGCCAACCTGATTCATGGCGGTGCCTTGGTAGAAGAACCCACTCTCAGCCGCAAGAGCATGGCTTGCCACTATATCGGCTTTGACGTGGACTACTATCACGATTTATCAGGCACCGTGCGAGATCCTGCTGATGTGGTGTATTACAAAGGCGCACCTTACTTACCGGAATATTACGACGAGAATGGCCATTTTGTCCCCAGCCGCAAAGCCTTGCTAGAGCGGCAATAG
- a CDS encoding CU044_2847 family protein, whose amino-acid sequence MKRIVEFPVEGGDSILVEVDQPSDDRIGLGDDIVEKAQKTFESALDTIKPVASTIINKVRSLNEPASEVEVKFGIKMTAGLGAVIASGEGEVNYEITLKWKQNSPNAGTP is encoded by the coding sequence GTGAAACGCATCGTTGAATTTCCTGTAGAGGGGGGCGATTCCATTCTTGTAGAAGTGGATCAGCCAAGCGATGATCGTATCGGTCTGGGTGACGACATCGTAGAAAAAGCCCAAAAGACCTTTGAATCTGCCCTCGATACCATCAAGCCGGTAGCCAGTACCATTATTAACAAGGTGCGGAGCTTGAATGAGCCGGCTAGTGAAGTTGAGGTTAAATTTGGCATTAAAATGACGGCTGGACTTGGAGCCGTAATCGCATCAGGGGAGGGTGAAGTTAACTACGAAATTACCTTGAAGTGGAAGCAAAATTCTCCAAATGCCGGCACCCCTTGA